From a region of the Agrobacterium larrymoorei genome:
- a CDS encoding TonB-dependent siderophore receptor, whose protein sequence is MSLTLGKADALRIGQRLADQAWKGNEMAFGKRAGRRTWLTTTAILSMTLATAAGTQTVLAQGAAVSSSTVNLSIPAGPLESALLTLGRQANLKMLYPSSITTGKTTAGVRGTVGVSSAVTQLLAGSGLSFTISGNNTVRIFDPNANGSQAAAASDGSTVLETIVVQGSGSDGVPGVVQTDGYVAKSGRTATKTDTPVAETAQSVSVVSRKQLDDRQPQNLKEAIDYTPSVRTGEFGTEPRFDVFKLRGIELSYTGVFRDGLRQISSPNGLFRLEPYGIEALTILRGPAASIYGASSAGGIVDIISKRPTEEQIREVELQYGSYGRTQAAFDLSGPVTEDGSVLYRLTGIGRDARNEIAAIKDDRVMIAPAVTWKPDEGTKFTVLGEYMDSTTGGTWGYVQKPGGGATGTYVGDADFNDFKQKQWRIGYELEHELTDNLTLHHKLRYSKLWTHEEWVADPYLGIVYEDNKGLSSDTYLEGDFQTGTAQHKLIAGVDYSFMEYETREGYGSTPFTQIPDVTSIKSQKQNSVGVYIQDQIEMDAWRIGLGLRHDWHDSKYDVNGDAGSRRDSVTTGRASVGYVTPWNIMPYISYGTSYVANTGVIIDGTTRQADPTRGKQYEIGIKYDLPDQNMLLSAAYFDIEQKNASLYDTTAAPAVLRQLDLHTRGIELEATASLQNGLSLVAGYSYNDVEITKQSPTTLGNQLGSTPYHMFSLWADYEIQSGPLEGLGLGAGIRYVGSSFGDDAHTPVYDNKARTFVDASLRYDLGKLNAAMEGVKLQVNATNLLDEVNQVCSKGYCLYDEGRKVVASVKYRF, encoded by the coding sequence GTGTCCCTCACTCTAGGTAAAGCAGACGCGCTGCGTATTGGGCAGCGTCTTGCTGATCAGGCGTGGAAAGGGAATGAAATGGCATTTGGGAAGCGGGCGGGAAGAAGAACATGGCTGACGACGACAGCCATCTTGAGCATGACCTTGGCAACCGCAGCAGGAACGCAGACCGTGCTGGCGCAAGGTGCAGCGGTCTCTTCTTCAACGGTTAATCTGTCGATACCCGCTGGCCCTCTGGAAAGTGCGCTTCTGACGCTCGGTCGTCAGGCGAACCTCAAAATGCTCTACCCATCCTCCATCACGACTGGCAAAACGACCGCGGGCGTTCGCGGCACAGTCGGCGTGTCCTCCGCCGTCACCCAGCTCCTCGCGGGTTCAGGCCTGAGCTTCACCATAAGCGGCAACAACACGGTCCGCATATTCGACCCCAACGCAAACGGCTCCCAGGCGGCTGCCGCGAGCGATGGCTCGACCGTGCTGGAAACGATCGTCGTTCAGGGAAGCGGCTCCGACGGCGTACCGGGCGTGGTGCAGACGGACGGCTATGTTGCCAAATCCGGACGCACGGCAACGAAGACCGACACGCCGGTAGCCGAGACTGCCCAGTCCGTTTCGGTGGTCAGCCGTAAACAGCTGGATGACCGGCAGCCACAGAATTTGAAGGAGGCGATTGATTACACGCCAAGCGTTCGTACTGGTGAATTCGGTACCGAGCCGCGTTTCGACGTGTTCAAACTGCGAGGCATCGAGCTGAGTTACACCGGCGTATTCCGTGACGGTCTGCGTCAGATCAGCAGCCCTAATGGTCTGTTTCGACTGGAGCCTTACGGCATCGAGGCTCTGACAATTCTAAGAGGCCCAGCAGCATCGATCTACGGTGCGAGCAGTGCAGGCGGAATAGTCGATATCATTTCGAAGCGCCCTACAGAAGAACAGATTCGCGAGGTGGAGCTGCAATATGGTTCTTACGGGAGAACCCAAGCCGCGTTCGATCTATCCGGTCCTGTGACAGAAGACGGGTCGGTTCTTTACCGCCTCACGGGCATTGGCAGAGACGCAAGAAATGAGATTGCCGCGATCAAGGACGACCGCGTCATGATCGCCCCCGCAGTCACATGGAAACCAGACGAGGGCACCAAATTCACCGTACTCGGTGAATACATGGACTCAACGACGGGCGGCACCTGGGGTTACGTCCAGAAGCCGGGCGGCGGTGCCACCGGAACTTATGTTGGGGATGCAGATTTCAACGACTTCAAGCAAAAACAATGGCGAATTGGTTATGAGCTTGAACACGAGCTTACCGATAATCTGACATTGCACCACAAGCTGCGTTACTCAAAGCTGTGGACCCATGAGGAATGGGTTGCCGATCCCTATCTCGGCATAGTTTACGAAGACAATAAGGGGCTTTCTTCAGATACCTATCTGGAAGGTGACTTCCAAACTGGCACTGCTCAGCACAAACTTATTGCTGGTGTAGATTACAGTTTCATGGAGTACGAAACCCGAGAGGGATATGGCTCGACGCCGTTTACTCAAATTCCAGACGTGACTTCGATTAAAAGCCAGAAGCAAAACTCCGTCGGTGTCTACATTCAAGACCAAATCGAAATGGATGCCTGGCGTATTGGTCTAGGCCTTCGCCACGACTGGCATGACAGCAAGTACGATGTGAATGGAGATGCTGGCTCAAGACGTGACAGCGTTACGACTGGTCGCGCGTCAGTTGGTTATGTGACCCCGTGGAACATCATGCCGTACATAAGTTACGGAACATCATATGTAGCTAATACCGGCGTTATTATAGACGGCACCACACGGCAAGCGGATCCTACCCGCGGCAAACAATATGAGATAGGTATAAAGTACGATCTTCCTGATCAAAACATGCTCCTCTCTGCCGCGTATTTCGATATCGAGCAGAAGAACGCGTCTTTATATGACACGACCGCCGCCCCCGCTGTTTTGCGTCAGCTCGATTTACATACGCGCGGTATCGAACTTGAGGCGACAGCATCGCTACAAAACGGACTCAGCCTGGTAGCAGGGTACTCCTACAACGACGTAGAAATCACCAAGCAAAGTCCCACTACACTTGGAAATCAGTTGGGCTCGACGCCGTATCACATGTTCTCGCTATGGGCTGATTATGAGATACAAAGCGGACCGCTAGAAGGTCTCGGGCTTGGTGCTGGCATAAGGTATGTTGGCTCAAGCTTCGGCGATGATGCTCACACGCCCGTATACGACAATAAGGCGCGTACCTTCGTGGATGCCAGCCTGCGCTACGACCTTGGTAAGTTAAACGCCGCAATGGAAGGTGTAAAACTACAAGTCAACGCCACCAATCTGCTGGATGAAGTCAATCAAGTCTGCTCGAAAGGCTATTGCCTTTACGACGAAGGCCGCAAGGTCGTTGCCAGCGTCAAGTATCGGTTCTGA
- a CDS encoding MFS transporter codes for MLDRQSSSERPSPVSVFLAVGGLYVGQSVIGGLTFLGLPAVLRTAGLPLDQIGLLYLVVLPWALKFIWSPYVERYRLPPIGKSRTRHIIAIGITICALGLLVLAHTGPSPVSTAIAVLFIIAVITATVDIACDGFAVETLAEKHHGWANAAQVGGSYLGSAIGAGLFLVLVDHYGWKSATIAMAALIILLALPFIFGPASKTRAESREQRPSILHALKRPEVRRGLMIAAVYVAAQKWGLAMLGPFLIDYEFDLATIGALNGVGSMIVGFGGALLGGFLVRNFGSSRVLILSIIVQTLLLCAFAAFSLYRGTEHWIVMTVAIVSSSGVMSIGFVALYACFMGWSDPRQAGVDFTLFQCMDGIVSMAGGLGAGAIAERFGYVAAFTIAAIVSLIAAPLILVLLRQPQNP; via the coding sequence ATGCTGGATCGTCAAAGCTCATCTGAAAGACCGTCGCCAGTCTCCGTTTTTCTGGCTGTCGGCGGTCTTTATGTCGGACAAAGCGTAATCGGTGGATTGACCTTTCTCGGGCTTCCAGCGGTGTTGAGAACCGCTGGTTTGCCGCTGGATCAGATCGGGCTTCTTTATCTTGTCGTGCTGCCGTGGGCGCTGAAGTTTATTTGGTCACCCTATGTCGAGCGGTATCGTTTGCCGCCTATAGGGAAGAGTCGGACACGCCACATCATTGCAATCGGAATAACGATCTGTGCGCTTGGCCTGCTTGTGCTTGCACACACCGGCCCTTCTCCCGTCAGCACCGCAATTGCAGTCCTTTTCATTATCGCCGTCATCACGGCCACGGTTGATATTGCTTGCGATGGCTTTGCAGTGGAAACGCTGGCCGAAAAGCATCACGGCTGGGCGAATGCCGCTCAGGTGGGTGGCTCCTATCTGGGCTCTGCTATAGGTGCTGGCCTGTTTCTGGTTCTCGTGGATCACTACGGCTGGAAGAGCGCGACGATCGCTATGGCGGCTCTCATTATCCTGTTGGCGTTGCCCTTCATTTTCGGCCCGGCATCCAAAACGAGAGCTGAGAGCAGAGAACAGCGCCCTTCTATTCTGCATGCACTCAAACGGCCTGAAGTCAGGCGCGGCTTGATGATAGCGGCTGTCTATGTCGCTGCCCAGAAATGGGGCTTGGCCATGCTCGGACCGTTTCTGATCGATTACGAGTTCGATCTCGCAACAATCGGCGCCTTGAACGGCGTTGGCAGCATGATTGTCGGCTTCGGTGGCGCGCTTCTCGGCGGCTTTCTGGTGCGGAACTTCGGTTCATCGCGCGTATTAATTCTATCGATCATTGTGCAAACTTTACTGCTTTGCGCCTTCGCAGCGTTCAGCCTTTATCGAGGAACCGAGCACTGGATTGTTATGACCGTCGCTATCGTCAGTTCGTCGGGCGTGATGTCCATTGGTTTCGTCGCCCTTTACGCCTGCTTCATGGGCTGGTCGGATCCTCGACAAGCGGGGGTGGATTTCACCTTGTTCCAATGCATGGATGGGATAGTCAGCATGGCGGGAGGCTTAGGTGCGGGCGCGATAGCCGAGCGCTTCGGATATGTCGCCGCCTTCACAATTGCGGCCATTGTTTCCCTGATTGCGGCTCCGCTGATCCTTGTTCTCCTCAGGCAGCCGCAGAACCCGTAG
- a CDS encoding SDR family oxidoreductase produces MTADVHRPAPPYSDQQQTPPGSTNQMQPVPDHGEKSYKGSGLLEGKVALITGADSGIGRAVAIAFAREGADLVISYLNEEEDARDTVKWVEEAGRRVVAIPGDIKSEEHCKSLIQRTVDEFGKIDILVNNAAFQRTYADIGDIEAAEWDETFRTNIYAPFFLSKAAVPHLKPGSSIINTASIQSKQPSPQLLAYASTKGAILNFTAGLAGMVAEKGIRVNAVAPGPIWTPLIPSTMPAEKTQKFGEQTLIGRAGQPAELAGAYVLLASERGSYITGAVIPVTGGEVMI; encoded by the coding sequence ATGACCGCTGACGTTCACCGCCCGGCACCGCCCTATTCTGACCAGCAGCAGACGCCGCCCGGCTCGACCAATCAGATGCAGCCGGTGCCGGATCATGGGGAGAAATCCTATAAAGGTAGCGGCCTGCTGGAAGGTAAGGTTGCGCTTATCACCGGCGCGGATTCCGGCATCGGCAGGGCTGTGGCCATTGCTTTCGCGCGTGAAGGGGCCGATCTCGTCATTTCCTATCTGAACGAAGAGGAAGATGCCCGCGATACCGTGAAATGGGTTGAGGAGGCTGGCCGCAGGGTTGTGGCAATTCCAGGCGACATCAAATCGGAAGAGCATTGCAAGTCGCTGATCCAACGCACTGTCGATGAATTCGGCAAGATCGATATTCTCGTCAACAATGCCGCCTTCCAGCGGACATATGCGGATATTGGCGATATCGAGGCCGCAGAATGGGACGAGACATTCCGCACCAATATCTACGCACCGTTCTTCCTTTCGAAAGCCGCCGTTCCACATCTGAAGCCCGGAAGCTCCATCATCAACACGGCCTCCATCCAGTCCAAGCAGCCATCCCCGCAGCTTCTGGCCTATGCCTCCACCAAGGGTGCCATCCTCAACTTCACCGCCGGTTTGGCGGGCATGGTTGCGGAAAAGGGCATCCGGGTGAATGCCGTAGCACCCGGACCGATCTGGACACCGCTCATCCCCTCCACGATGCCTGCAGAAAAGACGCAGAAATTCGGTGAGCAGACGCTGATTGGCCGCGCCGGGCAGCCCGCCGAACTTGCCGGAGCCTATGTGCTTCTGGCATCCGAGCGCGGCAGCTACATCACCGGTGCCGTCATCCCTGTGACCGGCGGCGAAGTCATGATCTGA
- a CDS encoding ceramide glucosyltransferase has translation METALAICALALIFTHMLSIALAAFRVKTSSPASTVSAHDTPVSIVIPLRGIENFTPLTVSRAFQLDWPDYELIFCVADGNDPVIAEVKSKIAAYPQIRARILIGDDRISANPKLNNCVKGWRAATSDWVILADSNVLMPGDYISTLMSAWRRDSGLVCSPPIGSRPADIWAELECTFLNTFQGRYQYASEATGNGFAQGKTMLWNKPLLNSLGGIEALGAEIAEDAAATKLVRGSGRKVHLVSSPFEQPLGTRTFAEIWARQARWARLRRVTFPQFFAPEILVGALPPLLFAMAATLAADAEFKTVAGVALGVTAIMYLPELALAKLKGWHLSWRSLPAMMLRDGLLPLIWAKSWLGSSVSWRGNMMTVGTQESTLSS, from the coding sequence ATGGAAACTGCCCTTGCCATTTGTGCGCTTGCTCTCATATTCACGCATATGCTGAGCATTGCGCTTGCGGCTTTCCGGGTGAAAACCAGCTCCCCTGCAAGTACAGTGTCAGCGCACGACACTCCGGTTTCCATCGTCATCCCCCTGCGCGGCATCGAGAACTTTACACCGCTGACGGTTTCCCGTGCCTTCCAGCTGGATTGGCCGGATTATGAGTTGATCTTCTGCGTTGCCGATGGCAACGATCCCGTTATTGCCGAGGTCAAATCCAAGATCGCCGCTTACCCACAGATCAGGGCGCGCATATTGATTGGTGATGACCGGATAAGCGCCAATCCCAAGCTTAACAATTGCGTCAAAGGCTGGCGCGCCGCCACGAGCGATTGGGTCATTCTGGCCGACTCCAACGTGTTGATGCCGGGCGACTATATTTCGACATTGATGTCAGCCTGGCGGCGCGATAGCGGCCTCGTCTGCTCCCCGCCCATCGGCTCGCGCCCTGCGGATATCTGGGCAGAGCTGGAATGCACCTTCCTCAATACCTTTCAGGGCCGCTATCAATATGCCTCGGAAGCAACCGGCAACGGTTTTGCTCAGGGTAAAACCATGCTCTGGAACAAGCCCTTGCTCAACTCGCTCGGCGGCATAGAGGCTCTCGGCGCTGAAATTGCGGAGGATGCTGCCGCAACGAAACTCGTGCGTGGTAGCGGACGCAAGGTCCATCTCGTCTCATCTCCATTCGAGCAGCCGCTTGGCACCCGCACTTTCGCGGAAATATGGGCGCGTCAGGCACGCTGGGCGCGCCTCCGCCGCGTTACCTTCCCGCAATTCTTCGCCCCGGAAATTCTGGTCGGCGCTCTTCCGCCTCTGCTCTTTGCAATGGCCGCTACTCTGGCCGCAGATGCCGAATTCAAGACAGTGGCTGGCGTTGCACTTGGCGTCACCGCCATCATGTATCTACCTGAGCTCGCCCTTGCGAAACTAAAAGGTTGGCACCTTTCCTGGCGCAGCCTGCCTGCCATGATGCTGCGCGACGGGTTGTTGCCGCTCATCTGGGCCAAAAGCTGGCTCGGCTCCTCCGTCTCCTGGCGCGGCAATATGATGACAGTCGGAACGCAGGAAAGTACGCTCAGCAGCTAG
- a CDS encoding DUF4174 domain-containing protein translates to MKHLIIAAALMLLAPTPGVSMESLSQFEWKNRVLVVFGDSGDPKIRSQLEAISTQKAELADRDMVVLHVDGGDVRAFFGEAGKLNAREIVAEASAPGDRFEAILVGKDGGIKLRSEDVVSAVELFDLVDRMPMRQSEQR, encoded by the coding sequence ATGAAACACCTGATTATTGCAGCAGCACTGATGCTGCTCGCACCAACGCCGGGGGTGAGCATGGAAAGCCTTTCGCAATTCGAATGGAAGAACCGCGTCCTTGTTGTTTTCGGCGACAGTGGCGACCCGAAAATCCGCAGCCAGCTAGAAGCCATATCGACCCAAAAAGCAGAGCTGGCAGATCGTGATATGGTAGTGCTCCATGTCGATGGCGGTGATGTCAGAGCCTTTTTCGGGGAGGCTGGCAAGCTTAACGCTCGCGAAATTGTCGCGGAAGCGAGTGCGCCCGGAGATCGGTTCGAAGCAATCTTGGTCGGCAAGGATGGTGGGATAAAGCTGCGCAGTGAAGACGTGGTTTCGGCGGTGGAGCTGTTCGATCTGGTGGACAGAATGCCGATGCGGCAATCGGAACAGCGCTGA
- a CDS encoding glycosyltransferase family 4 protein → MDDYRTEELLPSTDVEESYDRPVAETPSLRSLRVCMIGLRGIPDVQGGVEKHVEQLVSNLVDLGADVHVFARRNYVAEKEPYVWRGITVHPLWAPRNTRLEAILHTALALVKARFLHPDIVHIHAVGPSLVAPLARVLRLKVVVTHHGYDYDREKWGSVEKRILRLGEWAGMRFSHARIAIAKHIADRMQDDFSKTVHFIPNGVKVDTKSLDDDVLNEFGLTKGRYVLLVARLVAEKRQTDLIEAFSRAGLGNTKLVLVGGGDADSTYADDLHERAKANAQVVLTGPQQGRRLASLFANAGLFVLPSSHEGMPIALLEAMAYGLPVLASDIEANLALGLDEGSYFPLGNIEELSASLHSKMENANGLRQARQSGNRIMSKYNWRSIGLKTAEIYLSVARRRRGRYS, encoded by the coding sequence ATGGATGACTATCGAACGGAAGAACTTCTGCCATCGACAGATGTAGAAGAAAGCTATGATAGACCTGTTGCCGAGACGCCCAGTCTGCGCTCGCTTCGTGTTTGCATGATCGGTCTGCGCGGCATACCAGATGTGCAGGGCGGAGTTGAAAAACATGTGGAACAGCTGGTGTCCAATCTGGTCGATCTTGGCGCCGATGTCCATGTTTTTGCACGCAGAAATTATGTTGCGGAGAAAGAGCCTTACGTGTGGCGCGGCATAACCGTCCATCCGCTGTGGGCGCCGCGTAACACTCGTCTCGAGGCAATTCTTCATACCGCGCTGGCGCTGGTGAAGGCGCGCTTTCTACATCCGGATATCGTTCATATCCACGCGGTCGGCCCATCGCTCGTTGCTCCGCTGGCGCGGGTTCTGCGGTTGAAAGTGGTCGTTACCCATCACGGTTACGACTATGACCGCGAGAAGTGGGGTTCGGTTGAAAAACGGATTTTGCGGCTGGGGGAATGGGCGGGAATGCGGTTTTCCCATGCGCGCATCGCCATTGCCAAGCACATCGCCGACCGTATGCAGGATGATTTCAGCAAGACGGTGCATTTCATTCCCAACGGCGTGAAGGTCGATACGAAGAGCCTCGATGATGACGTGCTGAACGAATTCGGCCTGACGAAAGGCCGTTATGTTCTGCTGGTGGCGCGTCTCGTTGCGGAAAAGCGGCAGACAGACCTTATCGAGGCGTTTTCGCGCGCAGGTCTTGGCAACACCAAGCTCGTGCTTGTGGGCGGTGGAGATGCGGATAGCACCTATGCCGACGATCTTCACGAACGGGCCAAAGCCAACGCGCAGGTGGTGCTGACCGGGCCGCAGCAGGGCCGCCGTCTTGCCAGCCTGTTTGCCAATGCCGGACTGTTCGTTCTTCCTTCAAGCCATGAAGGCATGCCGATTGCGCTGCTAGAAGCGATGGCTTACGGGCTGCCGGTGCTGGCCAGCGATATAGAGGCAAATCTTGCGCTTGGGCTGGATGAGGGTTCCTACTTCCCGCTGGGGAATATCGAGGAACTTTCGGCCTCGCTGCACAGCAAGATGGAAAACGCCAATGGTCTGCGGCAAGCGCGCCAGAGCGGAAACCGGATCATGTCTAAATATAACTGGCGGTCAATTGGCCTGAAGACGGCAGAGATTTATCTCTCCGTCGCACGCCGGAGGCGGGGTCGCTACAGTTAG